The proteins below come from a single Aegilops tauschii subsp. strangulata cultivar AL8/78 chromosome 6, Aet v6.0, whole genome shotgun sequence genomic window:
- the LOC109758405 gene encoding uncharacterized protein, with protein sequence MEMDFLGPRSASRHAMPLVARRDAEDDGEPWRLASPAHFAYPDVRAAAAHRHHPTAPSYQLHAPPPPPLHPQAFPCAIPASSLQGPQVVHRAAYSPDRRCSAAQLTIFYAGSVHVFDNVTKEKAEQITFMAAKAAQAGRSPPLRRALRQSESAPVPDERKQMPLARACSDPVHPSPQALFMLPHRDVPLARSASLARFLERRKRKQRTANAATPYSRREISPGSVDTFRMVSPGSTTQSGNTELSWFFGDEKLGSRDEEALDTELKM encoded by the exons ATGGAGATGGACTTTCTGGGCCCACGATCGGCGTCGCGGCATGCGATGCCGCTCGTGGCGCGACGCGATGCCGAGGACGACGGCGAGCCCTGGCGTCTCGCTTCACCGGCACACTTCGCGTACCCGGACGTGCGCGCGGCGGCGGCTCATCGCCACCACCCGACGGCGCCGTCGTACCAG ctgcacgcgccgccgccgccgcctctgcaTCCCCAAGCCTTCCCGTGCGCCATTCCCGCCTCGTCCCTGCAAGGCCCGCAGGTAGTCCACCGTGCTGCGTACTCGCCCGATCGGAG GTGCTCCGCCGCGCAGCTGACGATATTCTACGCAGGTTCAGTGCATGTGTTCGACAACGTGACGAAGGAAAAG GCCGAGCAGATCACGTTCATGGCCGCGAAGGCAGCTCAAGCAGGCCGCAGCCCTCCCCTTCGCCGGGCGCTGCGGCAGTCGGAATCTGCTCCGGTCCCCGACGAAAGAAAGCAGATGCCACTGGCGAGAGCTTGCAGCGATCCTGTGCACCCTTCGCCACAGGCATTGTTCATGCTGCCGCATAGAG atGTTCCGCTGGCCAGGAGTGCGTCCCTTGCCCGCTTCCTCGAGAGACGCAAGCGAAAGCAAAG GACAGCAAATGCAGCAACGCCCTACTCTCGCAGGGAGATATCCCCTGGTAGCGTGGACACTTTCCGTATGGTCTCGCCAGGAAGCACAACACAATCCGGCAACACCGAACTGTCATGGTTCTTCGGAGATGAGAAGCTGGGAAGCCGCGACGAGGAGGCGCTGGACACGGAGCTCAAGATGTAG
- the LOC109758404 gene encoding ADP-ribosylation factor-like protein 8c codes for MGLWDSLLNWLRSLFFKQEMELSLVGLQNAGKTSLVNSIATGGYSEDMIPTVGFNMRKVTKGNVTIKLWDLGGQRRFRTMWERYCRGVTAILYVVDAADRDSVPIAKSELHDLLTKQSLSGIPLLILGNKIDKSEALSKPALVDQLGLESIKDREVCCYMISCKDSVNIDVVIDWLIKHSKTAN; via the exons ATGGGGCTCTGGGACTCGCTCCTCAACTGGCTCCGAAG CCTGTTCTTTAAGCAGGAGATGGAGCTCTCCCTGGTTGGCCTACAGAATGCTGGGAAGACATCTCTAGTCAATTCAATTGCT ACCGGTGGCTACAGCGAGGACATGATTCCAACT GTAGGCTTTAATATGCGGAAAGTCACCAAGGGaaatgtcacaattaaactttgGGATCTTGGAGGGCAACGTAGATTCCGGACTATGTGGGAGCGCTACTGTCGTGGAGTTACTGCTATTTT ATACGTTGTCGATGCTGCTGACCGGGATAGCGTTCCGATTGCCAAAAGTGAATTGCATGACCTGCTGACAAAACAGTCTTTATCTGGGATCCCCTTACTTATCCTTGGCAACAAAATTGACAAGTCAGAGGCACTTTCTAAGCCGGCATTAGTTGATCAACT AGGCCTGGAATCTATAAAGGACCGCGAAGTTTGCTGCTACATGATCTCTTGCAAGGACTCGGTGAACATAGATGTTGTCATTGATTGGCTCATCAAGCATTCCAAGACTGCAAATTAG